The following proteins are encoded in a genomic region of Takifugu rubripes chromosome 21, fTakRub1.2, whole genome shotgun sequence:
- the rgmb gene encoding repulsive guidance molecule B: MGRAGCCCRGAERLASPSLVRRFRPLLLLIIALCCGAHIGQCQVATPQCRIQKCTTDFVSLTAHLTPAVDGFHTEFCKALRAYSACTQRTAKSCRGNLVFHSAVLGISDLMIQRNCSRDGPTSSTHPEVQHEPCNYRSRTQHAHSHVHAHAHSHGHGHSKPGYLFCGLFGDPHLRTFKDSFQTCKVEGAWPLIDNDYLSVQVTNVPVVPGSSATATNKITIIFKPYEGCTDQKVYQAGTDNLPAAFDDGTVSSGDPIQLSVDSDSAAGKVRALWISERSPGRHVELYAGYIGVTVIVRQLGRYLTLAVRIPEELAQAYDATQDLQLCLNGCPSGERIDQAGHLPLPSSPPALGLQLQQPRRPSSSPQTQASPHGAIRVFGVQGAKERCKEQLEVQDIYFHSCVFDLLTTGDANFTVAAYSALKDMESLHPHRAKWRIYPRVSSSPTLVFASQWVKQLVLLLLCATTVVLI; the protein is encoded by the exons ATGGGGAGAGCTGGATGCTGTTGCCGCGGGGCTGAGCGCCTCGCCTCCCCGTCTCTGGTGCGTCGCTTCcggccactgctgctgctgatcatcGCTCTCTGCTGCGGTGCTCACATAG GTCAGTGTCAGGTGGCCACCCCCCAGTGTCGTATCCAGAAGTGCACGACCGACTTTGTCTCCCTGACGGCACACCTGACCCCGGCGGTGGATGGTTTCCACACTGAATTCTGCAAGGCTCTACGCGCGTACTCTGCCTGCACTCAAAGGACGGCCAAGTCCTGTCGGGGAAACCTGGTCTTCCACTCGGCTGTGCTGGGCATCTCTGACCTTATGATCCAGAGGAATTGTTCCAGGGATGGCCCGACGTCCTCCACACATCCCGAGGTCCAGCACGAGCCCTGCAACTACCGCAGCCGCACCCAGCACGCACACTCccatgtgcacgcacacgcgcattCACATGGCCACGGCCACTCCAAGCCTGGTTACCTGTTCTGCGGCCTGTTCGGAGACCCTCACCTGAGGACATTTAAGGACAGCTTCCAGACCTGCAAGGTGGAAGGGGCGTGGCCTCTTATTGATAATGACTATCTGTCGGTCCAGGTCACCAATGTCCCCGTGGTCCCTGGTTCCAGTGCTACAGCAACTAATAAG atcaccatcatcttcaagCCATATGAGGGTTGTACAGACCAGAAGGTCTACCAGGCAGGCACGGACAACCTTCCCGCAGCCTTTGACGATGGAACAGTGAGCAGCGGAGACCCCATCCAGCTGTCCGTTGACTCCGACAGTGCAGCTGGAAAAGTCCGGGCTTTGTGGATCTCTGAAAGGAGCCCGGGTCGCCACGTGGAACTGTATGCTGGCTACATTGGTGTAACTGTAATTGTTCGCCAGCTGGGTCGATACCTGACGCTGGCGGTGCGGATCCCCGAGGAGCTTGCTCAGGCCTACGACGCCACCCAGgatctgcagctctgtctgaACGGCTGCCCGAGCGGAGAGCGCATTGACCAGGCAGGACATCTTCCActgccttcttctcctcctgcacttgggctgcagcttcagcagccgCGCCGGCCCAGCAGTTCCCCACAGACACAGGCATCTCCGCACGGCGCCATCCGGGTTTTTGGGGTACAGGGGGCGAAGGAGCGCTgcaaggagcagctggaggtgcAGGACATCTATTTCCACTCTTGTGTTTTTGATCTCCTGACCACTGGGGATGCTAACTTTACCGTGGCAGCGTATAGCGCCTTGAAAGACATGGAAAGCCTCCACCCACATCGAGCCAAGTGGAGGATCTACCCTCGCGTCTCTTCCAGTCCCACCTTAGTCTTCGCTTCTCAGTGGGTCAaacagctggttctgctcctgctgtgtGCCACCACAGTGGTGTTGATTTAA